A stretch of Lathyrus oleraceus cultivar Zhongwan6 chromosome 6, CAAS_Psat_ZW6_1.0, whole genome shotgun sequence DNA encodes these proteins:
- the LOC127096424 gene encoding uncharacterized protein LOC127096424: MGTQTSSDDKLIKGTCYINNTPLVDIINIGATHSFIDVDYVKRLGLVVSSMSGEMVIETPATGSVTTTLVCLNCPLLIFDKDFSIDLICLPLENLDVILGMKWLEFNHVYINCYNKSRRFFTPREEEEVGFLSTRELKKLL, from the coding sequence ATGGGGACTCAGACTTCAAGTGATGACAAGTTGATCAAAGGTACATGTTATATTAATAATACACCTCTAGTTGATATTATCAATATTGGcgctactcattcttttattgATGTTGACTATGTGAAAAGGCTAGGCCTTGTTGTGTCTTCTATGAGTGGAGAAATGGTTATCGAAACTCCCGCTACAGGCTCGGTGACTACTACTTTAGTTTGTTTGAACTGTCCCCTGTTAATCTTTGATAAAGATTTTAGCATTGATCTTATTTGCTTGCCTTTGGAGAATCTTGATGTTATATTGGGGATGAAGTGGTTGGAGTTCAATCATGTTTATATCAATTGTTATAATAAGTCGAGGCGGTTTTTTACTCCTCgtgaggaggaagaagttggTTTCTTGTCTACTAGAGAGTTGAAGAAGCTTTTGTAA